The segment GTCCGGACTCGGCATTATCTTTCTCTTTTCTTTCTCTTCTCTTTTCAGAACGGAATGTTTCGGAGCGAAAACGGCCGGAAATCGGCGCAGACCATTCCCATTCCTTCCGAATTCCTTCCGGTTTCCTTCCAGTTCTTTCCGAGTTCCTTCCAAATTCTTTCCGGCGGAAGAAACCGGACGAAATCAGCCGTCCCCGCGCAGGGCCTCCAGCTCCATCTGTTCCATGGCCTGCCGCACCACATTCGGCCGACGCTGCTTGGTGCCGAAGTGATCGAGCAGATACTGATCGAGGCGAACGACATAGGCATCGTCCTCGGACATCTGCCTGCTGCCGCCAGCGCGGATGATCTGGTTCGGCAACTGCCCGAGCCGCTTGCGCTCCCGGTCGGCAGCGAGCTTGTCCTCGTACTCCTCTTTCAGGCCGAGCGCGGATTTCACCACCTCCAGCACCACCGGATGAAAGAGCCTGACCTGGCCGTTATCACAGATGCACTTCTGCCATTTGTAGAGCGGCGGCACCTCGCGCGCGCTCAACTGGCGCCACCTGTCGAGGGGCACGTCAACCGCGTTTGCCAATAGGCGCTCATCCGTCGGCAGGGTGCCAACCGGCGACTGTTCCTGCGCGGCGCAGAAAAGGTCGAGGGCGACCGCACGCACGTCGTGATCGGCCAGGCTGCGGAAATCGCTGTTCATCCAGCGCCGGTAGTTGAACATCATGAAGAAATGGCTGTCGAGCCGCACGGATGACGGGATCGGGTATTCCGGCAGGTCATCCGTCGCGACCAAGCCGATCTGGCGCGGCAGCGCGTTCATGCCACACCGCCTTCCGTCGCGATCTCGCCGCCGAGGGCAGCAAAACCAGCGATATCGACCCAGCTGTCGACGTGACTGGGATTGGTCGACGCCCGCACCAGCTTCACGGCGATCATGAAGGCCGCGACATCCTCCGCACCGCGCGGGCGGTCACCGCGCGCTTGGTCGAGCGCGGCCCAGACCTGGGCGATAGCGTCGAAACTGACCCGCGCGCTGCCATAGGCCTCAGCCCGGTCGTGGATGATGCAGAAACCTGCGTCATCAAGGATTTTGCTGCGGATCACGTTATTTCCCTTTCGATCCGTTGATATTTCGGCCGGGCCGCGACGTTGGCGGCAAGCCGCCTAAGATCGTCGTGAGCCTCGGCCGGTGTCAGCGCCAGAAGATCCGCGAGGAATTCGCGAATGCCCTCGCGGGCGCCGGCGCGGAATGCGTTCTCGTGGCGGATGCGATTGCGGGTCACAGCAGCACCCCTTGATGCAGGCTCTGGCCATCCTCGCGGTTCATGAACCGGAAAGCCGGCTCACCGCCCCGCCAGGCCCGATCCTCGCCGCGACGGACCTCGACACGCGGCCGGACGTGGACCGGGGCCTCAGGCATCAGCGGCAGCGGCAGCGGCTCTTTGACAGTCGCGCCCTGGCCGCTGATGGCCCGGAAAAGCGGCTTGGCGGCCGGCGCGGTCACTGGCACTGCCTCCACTTTAGCCCGGTCAGAACCTCGGCACACTCGGCCCGGATCAGTAGGTCCCGACCCATGTCACCGATGTGCCGGCCCGCCTTCAGGCCAGCAATGGCAGCGGCAAACAGCAAGACTGAAGAAGCGATATCCGCATCGCCATCACATTGGGCGATCACCTGATCGGCGATGGCCAGCGATCCGGGGCAATGATGCGTCATGCCACCATCTCCCCATGCCTTATCCACAGCATATCCCGATGGACGCTCTGCCGGATTGTGTCAGAAACTAGGGATTGCAGGACGACTCGCGCCAACGAGTCGCCCTGCGAGTGAAGCCGCTGCACTCGCACAGACAGCGGCACCACAGCAGCCACGTGGAAGGAAAAACCATGGCTACTTACTACCACCCGGTAACGGGTGTCTTGCTGAACCACATCACGGTCCAGCGCTCCAACTTGGGCTGGCTGGAACGGGAGACCGCTCGCCTGTTGCGCCGAGACGGCCTCTCCCAGCAGCAGATCGCCGCCAAGCTCGGCACGAACCAGGGCCGCGTCAACGAAGCACTCGCCGACGACGATGACGACGGCGAAGGAAGCTCGGGGGCCAGCGGCCAAGCTTCGCTGTTCTGAAACCTGACCGGGCGGACAGGAAGGGAAACCTTTCGGCCAATCATCCCCACGCTTCATCTTGCCGCAATCTCGCGGCCAGACGACGACTTCAGACAGCCGGTGGTATTGCTGCGAATACTTTCGTCCAGCCAGCCCGGCACTCCCCCCTGAAGTGTAGAGGCCAACGAAGACCTCCAGCGCCAGCGCGCCGGCCCCTGAAAATTGTGTATCATAAAACACAATCGCCTTGCATTGTCCGACGCTGTTGTGTATCACTATACACAAGAAAGAGGGGCGGAAATGGAACGCAACAGCCGGAAGCTGATCAAGATGCTGGAAGCGGACGGTTGGGTCCGGGTCGCGGTCAAGGGCGATCACTGGCAGTTCAAGCACCCGGAGAAGCCCGGCCGCGTGACCGTTCCGCACCCGAACAAGGACATCAAACCCGGCACAGTCATGTCGATCTATCGACAGGCCGGATGGCGCTGAAAGGAGACCAGCATGCGTTACGTCGCTTTCCTGCATACTGACGAAGCCGGCGGCTTCGGCATCAGCTTCCCCGATTTCCCCGGCGCCATCTCTGACGGCGATACGGTCGAGCAGGCCATCCAGCGCGGTGAGCAGGCGCTGGCCTTCCACGTCCAGGGCATGCGCGAGGACGGCCTCGACGTCCCTGCCCCCCGCAGCGTTGACGATATCCTGACCGATCCCGCCCTTGCCGAATGGCGCGCAGGGGCGCAGATCGCCCATGTCGCCCTGATCCTGGACCGCGGATCGCCCAAGCGGGTGAACATTTCCCTGGACCCGGGTCTTCTGGATGCCATCGACGCTGAGGCGGCGCGGCGCGGCATGACGCGCAGCGCGTTCCTGTCCTCGGCGGCACGGGCGGAGATCCATGCGGCGCACTGACAAAGGCGCCGCTTCCGGCCAGGAGTAGCGGGCGCCGCTCATGCCGCCGCCTCGCGCTCGGCCAGGACCTCATCCCGGCACTGCCGAATGGTCTCGATCACCGCCTCGACATCGACACGACGCCCGGCGGCGCGAGGCAGGGAAACCACCAGCGCAACCCGAGGAGCGGTTTCCGGGCGCGGATCGGCAAGATCGACCTCGACCCCTGGCACCTCCTCCAGCCTGACGCGCTGCTTCGCCCCGTCGCCTTCCATGGTCCGGACCCGGCGATCACGGCCCACGAAGCGCAGATGGCCGTGCCGGTGCATGTGATGCCGGATGCAGCCCTCGCTCACGCCCAGCCGAACCGCCGCGTCCGTATAACTCGCGGCGGTGCTGCCGTCCGGCATGGCGATGGGATCGGGCGCCGGCTTTTCCAGCCGCGACAGGTCGCCATGAACGCGCATGTGCTTGTGGACGGTCTGAACCGTCACGCCCAAAGCTTCGGCCGCCTCGCGGGCGCTGTCATATCCGGGAATCTCGATCTTGCGCGGCGGGCTCATGCGGCGTTCTCCGCAGCGATCGGCTTGATGCCCGCGAGGATCGTGCCCTCGGGATAGGATCGCAGCCCACGCAAGCCCGCCGCCTTCGCATCGACGGCCCGGATGACATGGCTGACCAGCCCCGAGGTCGGACTGTCGATGGTGACCTGAAATTTACGCAGGAGGGGCGGAGCTGCGCGCCCGCTCTGGTTGTCGGTTTGCCCCCGTTCCTGCGCCATTTTCCGTTCGCGCGCCTTGCGGACCGCCCGATATACCCCGTTCGCCGAGATCCCGAGCGCCTCGGCGACCATGCGGTAGGAGCGACCCTCACCAAGCCTTGCCAAGACCCAGTCGTCACGCTCAACAAGCAGCGAGGGGGAGACATTGCTGGGCAGGGGCCCGCACAGATGCTTTGGCGCCTTGAGAACCGTATCGGTCATTGCTTCCGTGCCCCCTTGATCCTGTGGAAAAACTTTTCCGATTGCGCTGTGAACCGATCGGCCGCGGCGGCGGACTCTCCCGCCAGCCGCAGAGCCCGCCGGCGGCGGGCCTCGTAATATCGCTGGGCGATGCGCCACCAGATCCGCATTACTGCACCTCCGGATCGATGACCTGGAACACCGCTTCGGCACCGACCAGGGCGATGACCTTCAGCACATAGCGAAAATGAGGGGCGTTCTCGCGGCGCAGCCAGTTGCGCACGGTGCGCGACGTCACCGGCCGGCTGTCCGAGGTCAGCACGCTGGCCGCGATCTCTGCCAGCTCGTTCTCCGACCGCGCCTCCGGGAACGCGCGCCACAGAAGGCCGGCGAACCAGGCGCGCTCGGCCTCCTCGCCACCGCATTTTCGGAAAGACATTTCAGATAATCCTGTGCTGTTGTGTCCCCGTGCAGAAGGACGATCACCAGAACGGAAAGAGGGCGTGGGATGATGAACAGTCATGCCGCGTCCTCGGAGGTGGAAGCGATGGGGTTCAATGCTACGAAGCGGCGGAAACGGTTGAGATCCTCTCCGCCCCGCGCCAAACGAGCCCTAAGCCGTTCGGCAAACTTCGCATTGTTAAAGGCGCGCTGACAAATCGTGGACTCCTTGAGCCCGGACGCAGCCGCGTATGCCTCTATCTCAGCAATGATGATGTTCGGGTCCATGCCGCAAGATATTTGGTATTTGCCAAGTTCTGTCAATTGGCAAATGCAAAATTGTCTTTGCCACTTGCCAAGCTATAGCCTGCCAGCATGGCGATGCACCCGATCACACAGCGGATAGACGCTCTGATGGAAGAGCAAGGCATGAGCAAGGCGGACTTAGCTCGCTCCGCCGGCATTCCCTATCATCGCCTCAATCCATGGTTCATCCGCGACAATGCCAAACCGAACGCAGAGGACATCGAGGCAGTGGCGATCGCACTGAATGTGCAGCCCAGTTTCTTGATCAGCGGTCAGGCCGATGGGCCTCGCGATGAGCGGTCTTGGATCCTATCGGTCTACGATAACCTTCCGGCTGAGAAGCGGGCACAATTGGAAGGTTTCGCTCGCTTTCTGGCAGACGAGGCGAAGGGTAGCCAAGGCACTGAGCGAAAAGGGAAAGGAGTTCCGGAGAAAGCTGATCCAGACACCTGATGAACTCTTCTCTCGTGTCCACAACCATCTCCCGATTCGCAAGAACATTACGAGAACTTTAGGCAACCTTCCGCCGATGCTTCAACCCCAAGTTGCGTAGCCCGCCCGACGGCGGACTTTTCATGCGCCATAGCCCGGCGCTGGCAGGTGTGCAGCGTCGCCCACCCTGCCGGTAGGATAGCGATCGCGAATCATTATGCCAAATCGAAATTTGGCGATTGCCAATTTTCATCTTGACGTTTGGCATTTGCCAAATTAACGTTCACCCAATCGGCATCCCGCCGACTGGGAGACCTCCGGTGACGACAGCACCCCAAGATACGCATGACGACGCGCCGCCGGACTATCCCGGCTTCGTTCCCAGCGCTGACGAGGCGGCGCTTTTCGATGGAATGTCTGCTGGGGTCGATGCCTTTGCGACCACGCTGGCAATGCGGTTCGAGGATGCCGGGTCGGCGCCGATGGTGGGTGCTTCTCTCGTCGCCTATCTGCTGGTCGGTGCCGCGTGGAAATTCGCGGCTGTGACGCGCATCGTCGAAGGCGGGGAGCCGGACCCGGCCAATTTTCTTGGCTTGGCGACCGAGATCACCAGGCGTTTCAGTTTCGATGCCGACGCCATCCGTTCCGCGCTGACCGCGATGGAAGGGGGTGCATCATGATCCCCGCCCGCAATGCTAGCCCGAACCTGGACTCTCTCAGGCGCCGCGCTGCTGCCGAGGCGGATGAGATCGCGCTGCGCGACGCCCACCGCCGCCCGCGCGTACCGGTCCACGATTTTTGCCCCACCGATTCTCTCGCGCGATCGATCTTCGACGACGAAGAGCGCCGCCCCGTCGCCTGGGCCGGCCTGTTCATCTGGTTGGGCGTCGCTGTTCTGGTGCTGATCGGCTTTGCCCTTGGCTTGGCGGTCGGCGCCACGGACTGGCGGGATGCGCTGGACTTCCTGTCGCCCACCGCCGCCCAGGCGCGCGATGCCGGCTGGGTTTCGATCGCGGAGGAGCTGTGATGTCTGAAAAGAGAAGCTTCGCTAAGGAGTATCTATCCGGAAGCGGTGTCCACACCATTCGCGAACAGGGCACGGTGGTCTTAGGCAATCTGCCGGATGATCCCGATAGTATACCTGCAACCCCGCCCGCTGGTTTCGTATGGATGCAAGGCGGGTGTTGGTGGGGACAGATCGAGAGCTACGGCATCGCTGACGTTCGCATTAGCGTTGCCGGGGAGGTCCTCGACTTCGTTATCACCCTGGAAGACGCTATCTCGCTCCGCTCCCTCCTCGATCAGACCATCCAGGACATGCAGGAGGCACCATCGACCGGCGTCGAGAGATCGCCATCTCTCCGCGAGGAAGGCCGATGATGCAGCAGCATTACGCCATCCGGCCTCGCCGCGGCCATCGCGCCCGCCTGCTGAGCGCGGAGATGCTGGCGCGCTTTTTCGACAACCGCGATCCGCGCGCTTGGACCGATCCGGTTCCGGTCTGCGCGACCGAATGGGTGGCCTGACGGCTTGTCGCCGCCCTCACTGGCTGGCCGCTTCCTTTCTCCGACCTCCCTCAGGAAGCGGCCAGCACTTTTCCTTTCACACCGCGCCCGGCGGTTCCGGGCTTGTCAGAGGAGATGCCATGAATCGCCTTTTGAAATGGCTCCGCCACGATCACCTGCCGCCGCACCTGCAGGCGGTGGTGAAACCCATCGACACGCTGGCGCAGGAGATGGACGGCGCGCTCGCCGAGGGCGCCGAGAAGACCGCCGGCATGCGCAAGCTGGTCGAGGCCAAGGATTGCTTCGTCCGCGCGCGGATCGAGCAGGACGAGGAGGCCTGAGCTATGGCCCGCCACGAACTCAACTTCCTCGAATTCATCCAGGGATTCCGCCGCGGCGAGCTGCTGGAGACCGGCGACCAGAAGCTGTCCGAGCTGATCGAAGCGATCCGCGAGACCGGCAACGGCGGCAGCCTGTCGATGAAGGTCAGCATCAAGGTCAACAAGGCCGGACAGCTGGAAGTGGTGCCCGACATCACCATCAAGAAGCCGACGCGCAGCATGGGCACCGGCATCTATTTCGCAACCGACGATGGCCGGCTGACCCGGCGCGACCCCAACCAGATGGATTTCGAGGACGAGCTGGAGCGACGGCGCTCCAGCGAGGCC is part of the Paracoccus sp. TOH genome and harbors:
- a CDS encoding helix-turn-helix transcriptional regulator, which translates into the protein MAMHPITQRIDALMEEQGMSKADLARSAGIPYHRLNPWFIRDNAKPNAEDIEAVAIALNVQPSFLISGQADGPRDERSWILSVYDNLPAEKRAQLEGFARFLADEAKGSQGTERKGKGVPEKADPDT
- a CDS encoding DUF6378 domain-containing protein encodes the protein MIRSKILDDAGFCIIHDRAEAYGSARVSFDAIAQVWAALDQARGDRPRGAEDVAAFMIAVKLVRASTNPSHVDSWVDIAGFAALGGEIATEGGVA
- a CDS encoding type II toxin-antitoxin system HicB family antitoxin; its protein translation is MRYVAFLHTDEAGGFGISFPDFPGAISDGDTVEQAIQRGEQALAFHVQGMREDGLDVPAPRSVDDILTDPALAEWRAGAQIAHVALILDRGSPKRVNISLDPGLLDAIDAEAARRGMTRSAFLSSAARAEIHAAH
- a CDS encoding type II toxin-antitoxin system HicA family toxin; the protein is MERNSRKLIKMLEADGWVRVAVKGDHWQFKHPEKPGRVTVPHPNKDIKPGTVMSIYRQAGWR